A part of Carassius carassius chromosome 32, fCarCar2.1, whole genome shotgun sequence genomic DNA contains:
- the LOC132113017 gene encoding GSK3-beta interaction protein isoform X2 — protein MGMDVDCTPEELSKCSYEERCVELGEVKDMRLEAEAVVSDVLFAVTDMHVSHSLSSGLDVAYINLETREGKRYLLELTEAGLRVVGHGFDQVDEGLSSQYHETVYSLLDSLSPGYREAFGNALLQRLERLKQNGQ, from the exons ATG GGGATGGATGTGGACTGTACGCCGGAGGAGCTGTCGAAGTGTTCGTATGAGGAGCGCTGTGTGGAGCTGGGTGAGGTGAAGGACATGCggctggaggccgaggcggtggtcAGTGATGTGCTCTTCGCGGTCACAGACATGCACGTCTCTCACAGTCTCTCCAGTGGACTGGATGTGGCTTACATTAACCTGGAGACCAGAGAGGGAAAGCGATACTTGCTGGAGCTCACCGAGGCAGGGTTAAGG GTGGTGGGACACGGCTTCGATCAGGTGGATGAGGGCTTGAGCTCCCAGTATCATGAGACCGTTTACTCACTGCTGGACTCCCTCAGCCCCGGATACAGAGAAGCGTTTGGAAATGCTCTGCTACAGAGACTGGAGAGGCTCAAACAGAACGGACAGTGA
- the LOC132113017 gene encoding GSK3-beta interaction protein isoform X1: MSRKCSGELSPEEGMDVDCTPEELSKCSYEERCVELGEVKDMRLEAEAVVSDVLFAVTDMHVSHSLSSGLDVAYINLETREGKRYLLELTEAGLRVVGHGFDQVDEGLSSQYHETVYSLLDSLSPGYREAFGNALLQRLERLKQNGQ, translated from the exons ATGAGCCGGAAGTGTTCTGGCGAACTATCCCCGGAGGAG GGGATGGATGTGGACTGTACGCCGGAGGAGCTGTCGAAGTGTTCGTATGAGGAGCGCTGTGTGGAGCTGGGTGAGGTGAAGGACATGCggctggaggccgaggcggtggtcAGTGATGTGCTCTTCGCGGTCACAGACATGCACGTCTCTCACAGTCTCTCCAGTGGACTGGATGTGGCTTACATTAACCTGGAGACCAGAGAGGGAAAGCGATACTTGCTGGAGCTCACCGAGGCAGGGTTAAGG GTGGTGGGACACGGCTTCGATCAGGTGGATGAGGGCTTGAGCTCCCAGTATCATGAGACCGTTTACTCACTGCTGGACTCCCTCAGCCCCGGATACAGAGAAGCGTTTGGAAATGCTCTGCTACAGAGACTGGAGAGGCTCAAACAGAACGGACAGTGA